One segment of Eschrichtius robustus isolate mEscRob2 chromosome 3, mEscRob2.pri, whole genome shotgun sequence DNA contains the following:
- the HES5 gene encoding transcription factor HES-5 gives MAPSTVAVELLSPKEKNRLRKPVVEKMRRDRINSSIEQLKLLLEQEFARHQPNSKLEKADILEMAVSYLKHSKAFAAAAAGPKSLHQDYSEGYSWCLQEAVQFLTLHAASDTQMKLLYHFQRPPAAPAAPAKEPKAPGSAPAPAPAKAAAAAAAARQPACGLWRPW, from the exons ATGGCCCCCAGCACCGTGGCCGTGGAGCTGCTCAGCCCCAAAGAGAAAAACCGA CTGCGGAAGCCGGTGGTGGAGAAGATGCGACGCGACCGCATCAACAGCAGCATCGAGCAGCTGAAGCTGCTTCTGGAGCAGGAGTTCGCGCGCCACCAGCCCAACTCCAAGCTGGAGAAGGCCGACATCCTGGAGATGGCCGTCAGCTACCTGAAACACAGCAAAG ccttcgccgccgccgccgccggccccaaGAGCCTGCACCAGGACTACAGCGAGGGCTACTCGTGGTGCCTGCAGGAGGCCGTGCAGTTCCTGACGCTGCACGCGGCCAGCGACACGCAGATGAAGCTGCTCTACCACTTCCAGCGCCCGCCGGCCGCGCCGGCCGCGCCCGCCAAGGAGCCCAAGGCGCCTGGCTccgcgcccgcgcccgccccggccaaggccgccgccgccgccgccgctgcgcgCCAGCCCGCCTGCGGCCTCTGGCGGCCGTGGTGA
- the PRXL2B gene encoding prostamide/prostaglandin F synthase: MSTVDLSRVGACVLKHAVTGEAVELRSLWQEQACVVAGLRRFGCMVCRWIARDLSSLKGLLDQHGVRLVGVGPEALGLQEFLDGGYFAGELYLDESKQFYKELGFKRYNSLSILPAALGKPVRDVAAKAKAVGIQGNLSGDLLQSGGLLVVAKGGDKVLLHFVQKSPGDYAPQESILQALGISAEVCTSEPPKCDEEACSR; this comes from the exons ATGAGCACGGTGGACCTTTCCCGCGTGGGCGCGTGTGTCCTGAAGCACGCGGTGACCGGGGAG GCCGTGGAGCTGCGGAGCTTGTGGCAGGAGCAGGCGTGCGTGGTGGCCGGCCTGCGGCGCTTCGGCTGCATGGTGTGTCGCTGGATCGCCCGGGACCTCAGCAGCCTGAAGGGGCTCCTGGACCAGCACGGCGTgcgcctggtgggcgtggggccCGAGGCCCTGGGCCTGCAGGAGTTCCTGGACGGTGGCTACTTCGCGGGAG AGCTCTACCTGGATGAGAGCAAGCAGTTTTACAAGGAGCTGGGCTTCAAGCG GTACAACAGCTTGAGCATCCTGCCGGCCGCCCTGGGGAAGCCTGTTCGTGACGTGGCCGCCAAG gccaAGGCTGTCGGCATCCAGGGGAATCTCTCCGGGGATCTGCTGCAGAGCGGAGGGCtgctggtggttgccaaag GTGGTGACAAAGTGCTGCTACACTTTGTCCAGAAGTCTCCAGGTGACTACGCCCCCCAGGAGAGCATCCTGCAGGCCCTGGGCATCTCTGCGGAGGTCTGTACCAGTGAGCCGCCCAAG TGTGATGAGGAGGCGTGCTCAAGGTGA